The sequence gctgcgttaccgcttttttccggtgcacacctgcgttcttttgacgccacgtgcactctgcgttgaaatgacgctacgtgggcatcgatgccaacgtagcgttttttcaagctgcgtgcacaccgcatccacgcaaggtacccagcatcaaatgtcgtgcacacgtttacgtgtgcattgatccatttgatgctggataCCTTGCatgaacgcggcgtgcacgtAGCGTAAAacaccgctacgtggacatcggccctaaggctcgatgcccacatggcgtcttttcaactctgcGTGCACACGGAgttaaaaagacgcaggtgtgtaTTGGAAAAAAAAGCGTTAACGCAGCGTCACCGCGCCGATGTACACCTGCGTTACTTTAACGCTGTGTGCACGctgcgttgaaaagacgctacgtgggcatcgagcctaAACCGCCGCGCACgttgcgttgaaaagacgctacgtgagCATCAGGCCAAAATAAGGGATCAAATTCTGGGTCCAATAAAAGAGCGTGCTAAATGATCTGATGTAATAACATTCCTGATTGTGGTTTACGCTAGCATAATTATTTAACGTAATATCGTATCGTATCGTAAGGTAATGAATTTTGATTAAtgaagtggaaattttgaaactcGGACACATGACACATCCACCTTTCGTTTATTATCGGCGTAGCATCAAATAAGGGAGTTTCGAACCGACCATTCTTCCGAAATCCATGTTCGGAAGAAAAAGTCTACTAATTTCGTACCGGATAGACAATACAAAGATTCTTCTGGCCAAATTTGAGCGCCCTAGGTTTTATTAAAACCTGTGTATATGCCAAAGCCGTTGTTTCTCAAAGTTCATGTGATATCGCTTTTCCGTTGAAGAACAAAACGTCTTCTGAATTTGATCTACACAAGCAAAAGTGGCATAATCAATCAATAACATTCGAGTCTCATACAACTTATAATTAAATGATCAAAATTTATTAGCATCATGGTTTGTATCAAATATCAGTCACGTGCTCCAGACATCGCTCCCGGAAGTATTCGTGTCGTTTCCGTGAATCGTTTCGATCAGCTGCAAAATACTTGGAAAGCTTTTCGCTTCCGTATGTTGCTTTCTGTTTTTCCTGTTCATCATCCTCGTCATCGAATTCCATCTCGAATGCCTTCTTCTCCAACGCCTTCCCAGCCGTTGACCAACTGAATCGGACCAGACGCGGGAAGCCAAATACCAAATCGTAGGTCGATAGGAAGTTTTTAGTAACTGGATCGCTTGGATATCCGCTCCCAAAGCTGATATCCGGCTCCAATCCTTCACGGAATGTCCATACCTTCAGAGCGTGATCTCTGCTGACCTTTGCACAAATACTTGCAGCCGAAACAATCGGATATGTGCTATCGGCTTTCTTAGCAACGGTGATTTTGAACTTGGGGAAAATTTGCTTCAGCTTGGCTTGGTACTTCTCCGGAGGTCCTACAGTATCCACGTAAACCTCCGCAATATTTACTCCCGCCTCTATGGCTTTGTGTATCAATCCAATCGCTGAGTCCATCGATACTTCGTTCAAGGATCGTTTCGTCCGGCGCAACATACTCATACAGATGTCGTTTGGTGCGATGACCTCAACGGCCCAGCCGATGCACTCGGTAGCATAGTCTTTCTGATTCATTTCGTCGAAAATTAGATCTCTCttttcttctgttaattgtttgGAGTCCGCAAAGCCCAACGTCTTAAGAACTTCTTTTTTACTAATGGGACAAAATGCGATCCCGTACACCATGGGGCCTGTGAAGTGGACAAGATTCCGAAAAGAAAAATTAGTAGGGTTGTGCCTATGTAAAATGTTTACCCcgaattgtaattgtaatttttattgtaaatatgaaTTTGAccaattaaagaaaaaaaaccatccaatccaaacactTCACAAAAACTCCCATCGCAAAATGTAACTGCGCTCAAAATTATACAGGATTCTGACCTTTCCGCAAGATGttgaactttgaaaaatatttaaaaatcggtAGGTATAGtaggtagggggaaagacggctttggcaggttttgttctattattggcaggggggtttttttcgaccaaattttatgaaatttggccacaatattctttgatatgcaaagaatgtttaggccaaatttgagcctagtcagtcataaaaaaaaacccctgccaataatagaacaaaacctgccaaagccgtcattccccctattcaAAATGCTTACCTAGAACTGGTCCACGGCCAGCTTCATCCACCCCTAGAACGCACGGCTCGTCCAGGCACATGCGAGGAATGTCCGAGATGTACGTGAAGTTCTTTCCATTATCCTGGCTGCTGATGTAAGGACCGAGCGTTTGCAAGCTGTTGATTTTGCTTCGTTTGGTTTCAGGTTCGCACGCTTCCGTATCTGGTTCCCGTTTCGGAGAACATGGAGGGGAAGCCATATTCTGATTAATgtgattttacaatttttgaagtCTAAATTTTAGAAGCTTGCAGATCAGCCAATAATTTTACGATATAAACAACGAATGCGCGCTTTTTAGATCGTCTAGCGAAGTGCAACACTGTGCAACGTGAAGGTGAACCCGAATGAATTTGTCATTTGAATGAACGTTGGGGGACTGTTTGATGAAGTCGAAAATACAGAACACCGACACCATTCACATCACGTGGTactccataaaaaaatacacgagAAGGCTagcccgtcaaaaattgtacagtgacaaaaatccaatcatatccattatgtgtggcacacatacattttaactatagcatttcccacataacggctatgtgaattcgcatagcatatatgtggaaacacacataaccgttattaactaataacctttatgtggattctcctatagcgggtggttattaacgcacacataaaatttatttgtaaatttctttaaatttttgccaataaaaatgtgtggatttttattagtgtatgttgttttattgtctcagtcgattatttggcttatttagagcagagtctattatatatagagttacgcaaagagtgaagccaaatctacctattgaactgtcaaaccgtctacctatcgagcaaagtaaacaaatgattgttggtaaggcggaagtattgttatcgcctgatgattattatggcgaattaaaactcatgaattgaaatgtattagatttgttctagaaacagcttcaaaaacttcaatacacccccaataaagttgcaacaagaaactcacgtatttgcactctgtaggtgactttggttatcgaattaaaagctttagaagtgatcactcccgtgaagtcacttgaagggttgaacaaaaatgaaagttttcaacataaaaacaagagcatcattcagaataagagtaagaagatcctctttgcgcaactctatataatagactctgatttAGAGTATTATTATCGGTCGTGAGAATTTTAATCACCCGCACagcgctgtcattttagtttcgtcacacgtttccgtatcggtcactattttcggctctcaatttggttgctgtattccgcaccggtgacgtttgacagttgacagtttatCAAATAACAGCGCTCTtaccgcgctaccaaatttagTCACCTGTCAGTTGCGCTACTGTTATAGTTATAGCATCTCGTTTAGTaacgaccggtaaagtgtcaagtgatgacactgcgctgccaaacgacTTTCTCGCGCCCGTTAATCTAGCTCttaagagcatcattatcggacgcgagcattttaatcacccgcgcagcgctttcattttagtttcgtcactcgtttccgtatcggtcactattttcggctcttaatttggttgctgtattccgtaccggagacgtttgacagttgacagtttatcaaatagcagcgctcttgtcgcgctactgttattcgcgaagtcgaagcaaaattcttcacacaaccaatgacagttctttattggtttttacagtagagcaacagagaggaggagaaggcggccatgtttcactcaaactctgacagatagcaatggggtttcccataggagggaagagcagaatttgcttcgatttCGCgaatagcagcgcgtttagtagcgaccggtaaagtgtcaagtaatgatactgcgctgccaaacggctaaTACTCGCGCCCGGAAATCTTGCTctcagttatcaattgaaagcttttctatgcccgccattgaatgagtatttatcttgtgtggcaagtacaatggataccagggattgaatcctaacgagaatgaacaagtctctcacttatcatctctgtaggcatatacgatatgtagcatcccgcaagagacttttttcgcaatctttcatgatagagaactgattcgggaggctatacccagtgttggtaaaatcactcataaatctctaTCAACGAGCTTTCctgtgcgaacgaaatcgtctgcgattttaaaagaACGCATCAcgcttgagtttttcatgctaaaacgcatcgtttcactcatttgtcaaaaaaatcatttctttttaaaaacgcatttgaaatcaatttgggagcaatttattgcttatacatggaATAGTATCCATTGTTATATGTAACGAACGGTTATTTACTGTTTTTTACGaagaagaacaaaagaaaacctacgatgattcaaatggatgatttaactcagtgatccccaaagtgcggcccgcgggccgcatgcggccctccaagccttttcctgcggcccgcgaaggatttcagagaatacactacatgtggcccattgtTAGGCGTTATATGACAAGAGAAGCTTTTCATTGTGCCAATTTTTTCGTTGCATTCGAGTATCCTGTCTAGATTGCACCATTGTTGATATATGAAGCATGAATCGTGCAAACATAATTCGTTGTTATTGCCCCGGA comes from Armigeres subalbatus isolate Guangzhou_Male chromosome 2, GZ_Asu_2, whole genome shotgun sequence and encodes:
- the LOC134216178 gene encoding ribonuclease H2 subunit A → MASPPCSPKREPDTEACEPETKRSKINSLQTLGPYISSQDNGKNFTYISDIPRMCLDEPCVLGVDEAGRGPVLGPMVYGIAFCPISKKEVLKTLGFADSKQLTEEKRDLIFDEMNQKDYATECIGWAVEVIAPNDICMSMLRRTKRSLNEVSMDSAIGLIHKAIEAGVNIAEVYVDTVGPPEKYQAKLKQIFPKFKITVAKKADSTYPIVSAASICAKVSRDHALKVWTFREGLEPDISFGSGYPSDPVTKNFLSTYDLVFGFPRLVRFSWSTAGKALEKKAFEMEFDDEDDEQEKQKATYGSEKLSKYFAADRNDSRKRHEYFRERCLEHVTDI